GAGGGCTTGTGATGGATCACGACGATGAGCCCGTTGCGCGCGATCGGTCGTCCGTCCTCGCCGGGCCAAGACGAGAGCTCGTCAAGGCGGCCGGCCACGTTCGCAAGATACGACCCGGCAAGCGCGCGCAGTTCCTCGACCCCGACAACGAAACCGCCTTCGGCGCGGAGACGCTCGACCTGTGCCGAACGGTCGCCCGGCTTGACGTGGATGGGGCAGAGCTCGGCGCCGTCGCGCGCACACGCGCGGCAGATCGGCGCGGCGCACCCCGGCTCGGCGCATTCGCCGCCGATGGAGTAGTTGAGCACGAGGTCGCGTCCGCACCACACGCAGGGACGTTCGGCGCTGGCATCGCGTGCGCCGATGGAGGCGCGGCGCCTGTGGCCATTGGCTTGGAGCTCGCGCATGGTGGCCGTCTTGCGTTGTTCGAAGTAATGCTCGACGTCGTCCTGGGCGAGACGGTAGATGCGCCCGATTTTTGCCGCGGGCAGTTCGCCGTTCTGGATCAGGCGGTAGACGGTCTTGTAGTCCACCGCCAGCAGGTCGGCCGCCGCTTGGATATCGATGATTCTGCTCACAATCGTGGCCCGAACACACCCTGTGACGCGCCGGTAGGATGCAATATCCGTACCACCCTGACGCGGTCTCGTTTGCCCAGAGGTGGTCTGCGTGACCAGATCGGCATGTCGGGAAACCCCACATGGACTCCGTTGCCCCCAGGCGCCGTGCTCGACGCTAGGAGGGTCGTGTTCGTGGCACGGCTTTTGCACCGAGACACCCGCGGACGGGTGCGGTGTCTCGACAGGCATCCGGGAGGACACAGGGAGTGGCATCACTGAGTTTGAACGACTTGCGACCCGGCATGGTGCTCGCGTCGCCGCTATTCGACGCCAAGGGCGTCATGCTGCTCCGGCGCGGGACGCAGCTGACGGCCACACACCTCGACCGGTTCAAGCGCTGGGGCGTGCGCGCGGCGCTCGTGGAGACGCTCGACGGCGAAGCGCCCGACACGCCGATCGATCCCGAGCTGATCGCCGCCATCGACCAGGCGCTCGACGACAAGTTCGCTGTGCGGGACGATGACGAGATCATGACCGAGGTCAAGCGTATCGTGCGCAAGATGACGATCGAGGAGGCGGCAAGCCGCAGGAGCTCGGACACATGACACGCGGCAAGGGGCAGATACGCGCGGCCATTGTCGGCTGCGGCCGGATCGCCGGATGGCTCGAGGACGACGCGCGCCGCGGCCGCCCGAGCACACATGCGGGCGCCTATCAGGCCGTCAGAGCGACGCGCCTCGTGGCGTGCGCGAGCCGAACGCTCGAGAACGCGGAAGCCTTCGCCAAGCGGTTCGGCATCCCCGCTGCCTACGATGATTTCGCGCAGATGCTTGACGAACAGCGACCCGATCTCCTGAGCATCTGCACGCCGGCTGAAGTACGGCTCGACTTGGTGCGCGCGGCCGCGGCCGCTGGCGTCCGCGGCATCTTCTGCGAGAAGGCCCTCGCGACAAGCCTCGCCGAGGCCGACGAGATCGTCGGACTGTGCCGCGCGCACCACATCGCGATGGCCGTCAATCACAGCCGCCGCTGGTGCTGGGACTTTCGTGCGCTCAAGCAGTTCCTCGACGAGGGCGCTCTGGGCGCGCTCCAGTCGGTGCGCGGCGCGTTCGGCGGCCACATCATCCACACGGGCACGCACTTCTTCGACGCGCTGCTGTGGCTCGTCGGACCGGCGCAGTGGGTCGAGGCGACGACGTGGCCCCTTGTGAATCCCGAGACCGGGGACACGATTGAAGACGGTAACGGCGTCGCGACGATCCGGATGGCCGGCGGCGCTTACGCGCATGTCGACGCGATCGCCAAGGACTACTTCTTGTTCGAACTCGACCTGCTCGGCTCGCATGGCCGCGTGCGCATCGGCAACAACGGCGTGCTCGAGCGTTACGAATCGGCCGAGAGCCGGCACTACAACGGTTTCCGCGAGTTGCGCCGCGTGCCGTTCGCCTCGCCGCCCGAGGGCGAGACAAACCCCTACGTGCTCGCCGTGCGCGAGCTCGTTGACGCGATCGAGGGCAACGGCCGCACGTCGTCGACGGCGAACGACGGCCGGGCAGCGCTCGAGGTGGCCCTCGCCGTGTTCGAATCGGGCGGCCGCGGCGGCGAACGCGTCGAGCTGCCGCTCGCCAATCGCAGGCTCTGTATTGTCTCAAAGTAGGAGCGCGTGCCAATGGCCGGGAAGCTCAGCGAGGAAATCATCGCCAAGTTCGAGCAGCGCCTCGAGCTGATGGCCGAGGTGTTCGAACTCGCGCAACGCCAGCACCGGTGCATCGAGGAAGGCAGAACCGAACGCCTTGACCGGCTCATCCGGCGGCGCGACCACGCGCTGCGCCGCTGGCAGCAGATCGAGGACGCCCTGAGCAGCGACCTGAAGACGGCTGCTCCTGCACGGACCACGCTCGACGCGGCACAGAAAGAGCGGTTGCTCGATCTCGTCAGCCGAGCCGACGAGCTCGTCGAGGCATTGAGACGAGAGGATACGCTGATCGCCGGCGCCATGGACGAACGGAAGGTGAGTATCGAAGAGGAAATCCAGGCGGTGCGTCAGGAGCGCGAGGCGCTACGCGCCTATTCGCGCGATGTTCCGGCCAGCCCGCCCGGAGGCGTCGACCGAAGCGCGTGACGCGACGCCACGTCACACCTCGAAGTCCAGCCCGACCATCGGCACCGGCTGCTCGGCGGGCCCGTCGAGATCCCCGTCTTGACCGGCACTGACGGAGACGCGCGACACCGTGATCCCGAAGCTGGATAGTGCCTGCGCGAGCCACTCACGGATTCTCCCCGACACCGCCCCTCCCTCTTCCGAGCCCCCGACGTGCAGAGCGGCTGCAGCACGACCCTGGCGGACGCGCAGATGGGCACGGACTACGTTCTCTTCGAGCGGCACCCACAGGCGGGCGTCGCAGTGCCGGGCCAGCGAGGCCTTGTTGAGAGGACCGTCGGGCATCTCCAGCTGAACGAAAGAGGTCCCGACACCATCGCGGCGCGAGAATGGGACCTGGAGAACCCAGTTCTTCATCTCGTTCGAGGCCGGTGCGTCATTGACAACACGAAGGCCATGTCGCAACGCGCGCAGGCGGCGTACGGCATCAGCGAGTGTTCCGCTACCGTCGAGCGACGAGACGAGCAGCGGACCGAGATCGGCGCCATGGGCCGGCAGGTCGAAATCGACTCCGCACAGTCCTGCCGCGAGGCACAGCCATTCGGCAGGCCCGCCCGAACGGACCTCGCTGAGGCATCGACAGATGCCGGCGCGAAGCGCCTCGGCCTGTGGGGCTGTGCGATCCGAGGCGGCCGCGGCCTCGAGCACGGTCAGCAGTTCGCCAAGCGAGGGGGACTCAAACAGGGCGCTGCAGATCGCCATCAGTGTTGCCTGGTCCTGATCGAGACCGTGCCGGACGATGTAGGCGGCAGCAGCTCCCGTGGTACCGAGGTCACCGTTTGTGCCCTGAGCAAGGCGGGCGACCGTGGCAAAACGCTCGTACGTGATGGGCAGGCCCGCGCCGAGCATCGAGGCGGCCAGCCAGACGTTCTCGTCGGTCGGTTCGATGCCAATGGAGACCAGATGGCGAGCCAGTTCGGCCGCGGTCGTCGCGCGGCTCGCCTCGTCAATGCCGGGCGGGGGCACAAGGCGCAGGTGGACCTTCTCGCCGAGGTCGGCCACGGTAGTGTAGAGCACCTGGCCGCGCACCAGGGGAAGTGGAGATGCGGCGACCGTCGTCACACCACGGACGCTGACAACAGCCGTGTTGGCCCCTAGGGATTGAAGAACGACAGCACGGACGACGCTGCCCGGGCGGAGCTGTCCGCGGAGGGCCGACGACGGCCGAAAAGAGATCGCGCGCTGCGGCCTGGGGGCGGCGGTCATGGCTGCAATGAGCCTAGCTTGTCTTCCGAGCGATCTCGATCGTGAAGTCGCCGACGTCGGTTGTGAAGGGCACGACAACACAGGTGACATCGGGTGGGTGGCTGTGGGTGAGTTCCCTCCCGATCGTCACCATGGGCAAGGCGATGCTGAAATTTATGTTCATGGCTTGCATTTCACCCTTGGCGCCGCCGGCGACCATGTTGGCAATTTCCCCCACACCGTCTCTCACAGTCGCATCGAGCTCGGCGTGATTCTCACCGAGCATCTTTGAGACGATCTGGCAGGCCAGGTCCTTGCTGAAGTTGACAATCACCGAGCCGGCGGCGTCGCCGGTCAGCCCGATCGAGCCAGAGATGTCGGAAATAGGCTCATCGCTGGTCTTGAGGAACGGCTTGCCGATCCGGGCCTTGGTGGAGGCCATCGTCTCCAGGACATTGAGCATGCTGTGGATAAAAGGATTGATGTAGTCTACCTTGATGACCGTTGGCATGATCTGCTCCCGCTTGCGTCTATCTGCGGGCTGTCGTGCGACGCTCAGGCACCGAGCTGGACGCCCAAAACAGCCTGGATCTTCTCTTTGAGCACGTCGATCGTGAACGGCTTGACAATGTAGTTGTTGACGCCGTTCTTGATCGCCTCGACGATCTCGGCCTTCCCGGCCTCGGTTGTGACCATGATGATGGGCACGGTGCGGTAGTTCGGATCGGCCCGCACGGCCTTGATGAACTCCAGTCCGTTCATCTCAGGCATGTTCCAATCGGTGACGATCAGGCCTGTCTCAGGCGTGAGTTTGCCCAGTCCTTCGCGGCCATCGCCGGCTTCGGTGACGTTGCCGAAGTGCAGTTTGTCGAGCGAGTTGATGATGATGCGGCGCATGGTCGAGGAGTCGTCGACGACCAACACGTTCATGTTCGGCATGGGTTCTTGCCTCCTTGCCCACTTGGCGTCATGGGCAGCTGCGTCCCCTGGCATGGCTCTGCTGCTATCCTGTAAGAACATGCAGTCGGTGTGGTCACCGTAACGACGAGAATCCGTCACGACTGCTCTTGACACAAACTCGATTCGGCATAGAATGGCCGCCGAGTGATCTCCCCGTGGGCACAAGTGCCTAGTTTGGTATCGTCCGAGAAGGACCATGTCATGACATCTAATTTCACCGAACTTGTTGATGGTTCCTGTACGCTTCCCTCGATGCCGGTTGTCGCCACGCGTGTCATGCGCGAGTTGATGGACCCCCAGGCCACAGCCGACTCGCTGTCCAAGATCGTTGAGACCGATCAGGCGCTCCTGACGCGGATCCTCAAGATCGCCAACTCGGCGTTCTACGGCTGCGCGCGCAAGGTCGGCTCAATCCAACTCGCCATCGTGGTGCTCGGCTTCAACACGCTCAAGAATCTGGTGATCGCCACGAGCACCCGGAGCCTGTACCAAAAGCAGAGCCTCGCCGAGCAGACGCTGTGGGAGCACTCGCTCGCTGTGGGCATCGCTTCGCACGTGCTTGCCATGGCGCTCAGCCCGGGCAATCTGGATAACGCCTTCACCGTGGGTCTGTTGCACGACGTCGGCAAGCTCGTCCTGTATCAGCAGGATCCCGAGGGCTACTCGGCCATCCTGGACGGACAGGCCAAGGGGGCCACGTGCTACGAGCCTGAACAGAAGTTGCTCGGCTTCACCCACGCGCACGTGGGCGCGGTCTTGATGAACCGCTGGAACCTGCCCGAGAACTTCGAGCTGGCCATAGGCCTGCACCACTCGCTCGACGGCGCCGACTTCAACCGGCTCAAGCCGCAGCCCAAGCAGCTCACGGCGCTCGTCAACCTGGCTGATACCATCGCCAAGCGTGTCATTTCCGGCAACGACATGGCGCCGACGGACGGGATGCCGATGGCGATGGAGACGCTCGGCGCCACCAACGAGCAAGTCGACAACTACATCTCAATGATCAAAGAGACCCTCGATCAGGAGAAACACCTGTTCGAAGACTAGAAGGGTCTCTGCCGCCGACCCTCAGCCGTCTCCCGGTCACCGGAGGCCATCGCTACGATCTCCAGCGGGTCGAGAATCATCACAATCCGTCCGTCGCCCATAATCGACGCCCCACCGAGCCCCCGTATCGAAGCAAGGCACTCGTCGAGCGGCTTGATCACGATCTCTTCCTGGTCATGAAGCTCATCGACGACAACACCGATGCGCTGCACGCCGATCGAGAGCACGACAACGGGTAGCTTGCTCTGGTTTGCCGCTGTACCGCGCTCAAGCTGGAGGAGGTCGCGCAGATGCACGAGACCGATCGGCTCGCCGCGCAGCAGGATCGCCTCCTTGCCCTGGAGGTGCTGTATCTGTTCGCGCGGGATGCGGATGGTTTCGTCGACGGCGTCGAGCGGCACGGCAAAGTCCTGGCCACCGGCGCTCACGAGCAACGCCTCGATGATGGCCAGAGTCAAGGGTAGTTCGATGCGGATCTGCGTCCCTTCGCCCACATGGCTCTCAATTCTTACCGTGCCGCTGAGCTTGGAGATGTTTGTGTTGACCACGTCCATACCGACGCCCCGGCCCGAGACATCCGTCACGGTCTCCGCTGTGCTGAATCCAGGACGGCAGATGAGCTTGATGATATCCTGATCGGTAAGCCGGTCTGCCTCGTCAGCGGACACAAGCCCTCGTTCAACCGCCTTGCGTCTGACTTTGTCCGGATCGATGCCCGCTCCATCGTCGGTGATCTCGATAACGATCGCATTGCCCTCGTGCGCAGCACGCAGCACGATCGCGCCGGTCTCGTCTTTCCCGGCGGCTCGACGGGCCTCGGGAGACTCGATACCGTGATCGACGGCGTTCCGGATGATGTGCACAAGCGGGTCGCCGATATCTTCTGCGATGCCCTTGTCGAGTTCCGTATCCTCACCGTGGACAACCAGGTTGACGCGCTTGCCGTTTTTGCGGGTCAGGTCGCGCACGAGGCGGGGGAAGCGGGCGAACACGTTCCGCACCGGCACCATGCGCATGTCCATGACGTTGGCCTGCAGGTCGCCGGAAATGCGGTTGATCGAGAACACCCCCGATTTGAACTCGACGAGGAGCTCGTCGG
This region of Verrucomicrobiota bacterium genomic DNA includes:
- a CDS encoding helix-turn-helix domain-containing protein, which translates into the protein MPVETPHPSAGVSVQKPCHEHDPPSVEHGAWGQRSPCGVSRHADLVTQTTSGQTRPRQGGTDIASYRRVTGCVRATIVSRIIDIQAAADLLAVDYKTVYRLIQNGELPAAKIGRIYRLAQDDVEHYFEQRKTATMRELQANGHRRRASIGARDASAERPCVWCGRDLVLNYSIGGECAEPGCAAPICRACARDGAELCPIHVKPGDRSAQVERLRAEGGFVVGVEELRALAGSYLANVAGRLDELSSWPGEDGRPIARNGLIVVIHHKPSADGWLALDDRSPVPFEVTIALRRRLRPGAVLLDVVFLPVLHRHDYTRFGFDVRPCTVDDLRAASDTAAAVGRGRNVVLALWSPTGWTERASVTAGSLRGSDRRPVLVDAGAGCCDRVDGYIGYLVNPSSDEEALAQCAASVRSAVGGNASVCLDVLVENGGFHREIAQRCLKRLAATHDYEIDQFDDLGMVISRR
- a CDS encoding Gfo/Idh/MocA family oxidoreductase translates to MTRGKGQIRAAIVGCGRIAGWLEDDARRGRPSTHAGAYQAVRATRLVACASRTLENAEAFAKRFGIPAAYDDFAQMLDEQRPDLLSICTPAEVRLDLVRAAAAAGVRGIFCEKALATSLAEADEIVGLCRAHHIAMAVNHSRRWCWDFRALKQFLDEGALGALQSVRGAFGGHIIHTGTHFFDALLWLVGPAQWVEATTWPLVNPETGDTIEDGNGVATIRMAGGAYAHVDAIAKDYFLFELDLLGSHGRVRIGNNGVLERYESAESRHYNGFRELRRVPFASPPEGETNPYVLAVRELVDAIEGNGRTSSTANDGRAALEVALAVFESGGRGGERVELPLANRRLCIVSK
- the flgN gene encoding flagellar export chaperone FlgN; amino-acid sequence: MAGKLSEEIIAKFEQRLELMAEVFELAQRQHRCIEEGRTERLDRLIRRRDHALRRWQQIEDALSSDLKTAAPARTTLDAAQKERLLDLVSRADELVEALRREDTLIAGAMDERKVSIEEEIQAVRQEREALRAYSRDVPASPPGGVDRSA
- a CDS encoding chemotaxis protein CheX: MPTVIKVDYINPFIHSMLNVLETMASTKARIGKPFLKTSDEPISDISGSIGLTGDAAGSVIVNFSKDLACQIVSKMLGENHAELDATVRDGVGEIANMVAGGAKGEMQAMNINFSIALPMVTIGRELTHSHPPDVTCVVVPFTTDVGDFTIEIARKTS
- a CDS encoding response regulator: MNVLVVDDSSTMRRIIINSLDKLHFGNVTEAGDGREGLGKLTPETGLIVTDWNMPEMNGLEFIKAVRADPNYRTVPIIMVTTEAGKAEIVEAIKNGVNNYIVKPFTIDVLKEKIQAVLGVQLGA
- a CDS encoding HDOD domain-containing protein; translation: MTSNFTELVDGSCTLPSMPVVATRVMRELMDPQATADSLSKIVETDQALLTRILKIANSAFYGCARKVGSIQLAIVVLGFNTLKNLVIATSTRSLYQKQSLAEQTLWEHSLAVGIASHVLAMALSPGNLDNAFTVGLLHDVGKLVLYQQDPEGYSAILDGQAKGATCYEPEQKLLGFTHAHVGAVLMNRWNLPENFELAIGLHHSLDGADFNRLKPQPKQLTALVNLADTIAKRVISGNDMAPTDGMPMAMETLGATNEQVDNYISMIKETLDQEKHLFED